One window of Staphylococcus chromogenes genomic DNA carries:
- a CDS encoding MarR family winged helix-turn-helix transcriptional regulator, with protein MNRVDTSLKVFIGLRRTNDMLDKLIHKDIKSYGLNVTEFAVLEVLYNRGEHTIQRIKERILIASSSTTYVVTNLEKKGYIQRRQDTKDKRVSYASLTDKGRAFMDEIFPNHANAIASVFSDLSEDELQSLQKVLKRISTQSE; from the coding sequence TTGAACCGTGTTGATACTTCATTAAAAGTATTTATTGGACTAAGACGTACGAATGACATGTTAGATAAATTGATACACAAAGATATCAAATCCTATGGTTTAAACGTGACAGAATTTGCTGTTTTAGAGGTACTCTACAATCGCGGTGAACACACAATTCAACGCATTAAAGAACGTATTTTAATTGCGAGCAGCAGTACAACTTACGTGGTTACAAACCTTGAGAAAAAAGGGTATATACAGCGTAGACAAGATACGAAAGATAAACGCGTGAGCTATGCTTCCCTTACCGATAAAGGAAGAGCATTTATGGATGAAATTTTCCCAAATCACGCCAATGCAATTGCCTCTGTCTTTTCAGATTTATCAGAGGATGAATTGCAAAGTTTACAAAAGGTTTTAAAGCGAATTAGTACACAATCCGAGTAA
- a CDS encoding flavin reductase family protein produces MFQFDATSLSKQQLYKFLIGTVVPRPIALVTTLSRTHTVNIAPFSFFNIVSSKPAILSIAVQRHDNGTMKDTAQNILDTKEAVIHIVTENNVNDANLTSAPLDKDKSELDLTHFTTQQTETSQVPFIQESPVRFETELYDHIEIKTDGQTVSDLILLEITQLYIDETYFDKEKGYVNVADLKPVSRLAGDDYATLGELFTINRPR; encoded by the coding sequence ATGTTTCAGTTTGACGCAACGTCACTATCTAAACAACAATTGTACAAGTTTTTAATCGGGACAGTCGTTCCACGTCCTATCGCACTTGTTACAACTTTATCACGCACACACACAGTTAATATTGCCCCATTTAGTTTTTTCAATATCGTGTCATCTAAACCGGCGATCCTTTCAATAGCGGTCCAACGACACGACAATGGAACGATGAAAGATACGGCTCAAAATATTTTAGATACAAAAGAAGCAGTTATTCATATCGTGACTGAAAATAATGTCAATGATGCAAATTTAACCTCGGCACCTTTAGATAAGGACAAAAGTGAACTTGATTTAACACATTTCACGACGCAACAAACTGAAACGTCTCAGGTCCCATTCATTCAAGAAAGTCCTGTGCGTTTTGAAACGGAACTCTATGATCATATCGAAATTAAGACTGACGGCCAAACCGTGTCCGATTTGATATTACTCGAAATAACGCAACTCTATATAGATGAAACGTACTTTGATAAAGAGAAAGGCTATGTCAATGTGGCCGATTTAAAACCGGTCAGCCGACTCGCTGGTGATGACTATGCCACTTTAGGCGAGTTATTTACGATAAATAGACCTAGATGA
- the mhqE gene encoding ring-cleaving dioxygenase MhqE gives MIQFPLKGIHHVTAMTDDAERNYHFFTDILGMRLVKKTVNQDDIYTYHTFFADDEGHAGTDMTFFDFPNNPKGRKGTNSISRPSFRVPNDAALEYYKARFEEFNVKHEDIQELFGKKVLPFEEEDDQTYQLISDEHNEGVEPGVPWKNGPVPEDKAIYGLGPIEITVSYYEEFKQTLRELYGMKPIIEEEDVTLLEVGKGGNGGQVILRKDLGTEARQGYGKVHHVSFRVEDDEAIQNWLERYTELGVHNSGLIDRFFFKALYARIGHILIELSTDGPGFMGDEPYETLGESLSLPPFLESKRDFIESEIRPFDTTRSK, from the coding sequence ATGATTCAATTTCCATTAAAAGGCATTCACCATGTGACTGCGATGACAGACGATGCAGAAAGAAACTATCATTTCTTTACAGATATATTAGGTATGCGCCTCGTGAAAAAAACAGTAAACCAAGATGACATTTATACGTACCACACATTTTTTGCAGATGATGAAGGCCACGCCGGTACAGATATGACATTCTTTGATTTTCCTAATAATCCTAAAGGCCGAAAAGGCACAAACTCTATTAGTCGTCCTTCCTTCCGTGTACCAAATGATGCTGCATTAGAGTACTACAAAGCACGTTTTGAAGAATTTAATGTTAAACATGAGGACATTCAAGAACTTTTCGGCAAAAAAGTGTTACCATTTGAAGAAGAGGACGATCAGACTTACCAACTGATTTCTGATGAGCACAATGAAGGCGTTGAACCTGGTGTTCCTTGGAAAAATGGTCCTGTCCCAGAAGACAAAGCCATTTATGGTTTAGGCCCTATTGAAATTACTGTGAGCTATTACGAGGAATTCAAACAAACATTGAGGGAACTTTACGGTATGAAACCGATTATCGAAGAAGAAGATGTCACATTGCTTGAAGTCGGTAAAGGCGGTAACGGAGGTCAAGTGATTTTACGTAAAGATCTTGGTACTGAAGCACGTCAAGGTTACGGTAAAGTGCACCACGTTTCATTCCGTGTGGAAGATGATGAAGCGATTCAAAATTGGTTAGAGCGTTATACTGAATTAGGCGTTCACAATTCTGGTCTCATTGACCGCTTCTTCTTCAAAGCGCTTTACGCACGTATTGGTCATATTTTAATTGAACTTTCTACTGATGGTCCTGGCTTTATGGGGGATGAACCTTATGAAACTTTAGGTGAATCGCTCTCTTTACCTCCATTTTTAGAAAGTAAACGTGATTTTATCGAGTCTGAAATTCGTCCATTTGATACCACACGTTCAAAATAA
- a CDS encoding ParB/RepB/Spo0J family partition protein codes for MKKPFSKLFGLKNKDELLEMVDETSQGVESIKIERIVPNRYQPRQTFDPARIEELAESIQAHGLLQPIVVRPIEENMYEIIAGERRFRALQHLHKSEADVIVRALSDEETAVVALIENIQRENLSAIEEAEAYKKLLAFEGITQSELAKSVGKSQSFIANKLRLLKLEPVVLDAVRDHRITERHGRALVGQTAERQEEMLDLILKEQLNVKQTEERLKTTENRVNEETNEGETVIARPPEFVQDISEARDIIADSLLEIKANGIKYEQKEKEHEDYYEINIRVYRK; via the coding sequence ATGAAAAAACCTTTTTCTAAACTATTTGGATTAAAAAATAAAGATGAATTACTCGAAATGGTTGATGAGACAAGTCAAGGTGTCGAGTCGATAAAAATTGAACGGATTGTACCCAATCGTTATCAGCCACGCCAAACGTTTGATCCTGCGCGTATTGAAGAACTTGCTGAATCTATACAAGCGCATGGCCTCTTACAACCGATTGTGGTTCGTCCTATCGAAGAGAATATGTACGAAATTATTGCAGGGGAACGCCGTTTTCGAGCACTCCAACATCTACACAAAAGTGAAGCGGACGTGATTGTCCGTGCATTGAGTGATGAAGAAACGGCCGTCGTTGCACTGATTGAAAATATTCAGCGTGAAAACTTATCGGCCATTGAAGAAGCGGAAGCCTATAAAAAGCTGTTGGCATTTGAAGGCATTACGCAATCTGAACTTGCGAAAAGCGTGGGGAAAAGCCAAAGTTTCATCGCCAATAAGTTGCGTCTTCTAAAGTTAGAGCCAGTGGTGTTAGACGCTGTACGAGATCACCGCATTACAGAAAGACATGGACGTGCCCTTGTAGGTCAAACTGCAGAACGTCAAGAAGAAATGCTCGATCTTATTTTAAAAGAGCAACTGAATGTTAAACAGACTGAAGAACGTCTTAAAACAACAGAAAATCGTGTGAATGAGGAAACAAATGAGGGGGAAACAGTGATTGCACGACCTCCTGAATTTGTCCAAGATATTTCAGAAGCACGGGATATTATTGCGGATAGTTTACTTGAAATTAAAGCCAATGGCATCAAATACGAACAAAAAGAAAAAGAACATGAGGATTACTACGAAATTAACATTCGCGTTTACCGTAAGTAG
- the mhqD gene encoding methylhydroquinone degradation carboxylesterase MhqD, with amino-acid sequence MEHIFKKGAPQKPTFVLLHGTGGDEHDLLPVAELLDSTYNVIAVRGNVSENGMNRFFKRHGEGNYDVEDLKFRTHELHTFLKDAATQYDFDINNTILVGFSNGSNIAIELMLQPEMPYRKGLLFAPLYPLDVDSQLDLSNKDVFLSMGKADPIVTVEQSYDVENLFKTRGANVTSYWVNSHELTRDAIEAAKATL; translated from the coding sequence ATGGAACATATTTTCAAAAAAGGAGCTCCCCAAAAGCCAACGTTTGTCTTATTACACGGAACGGGTGGCGATGAACATGATTTACTCCCAGTCGCTGAATTATTAGACTCGACTTACAATGTCATCGCTGTAAGAGGTAATGTATCAGAAAACGGTATGAATCGTTTTTTCAAACGTCATGGAGAAGGAAACTATGACGTAGAGGATTTAAAATTCCGTACACATGAACTTCATACGTTTTTAAAAGACGCAGCCACACAATATGACTTTGATATTAACAATACCATTTTAGTTGGTTTCTCGAATGGTTCTAACATTGCGATTGAACTGATGTTACAACCTGAAATGCCATATCGCAAAGGATTACTGTTTGCGCCACTCTATCCGTTAGACGTGGATTCACAGTTAGACCTATCGAATAAAGACGTCTTTTTATCTATGGGCAAAGCTGACCCTATCGTCACTGTAGAACAAAGTTATGATGTTGAAAATTTATTCAAAACACGTGGCGCGAATGTAACTTCATACTGGGTGAACAGCCATGAACTTACACGTGACGCCATTGAAGCCGCAAAAGCGACACTTTAA
- the rsmG gene encoding 16S rRNA (guanine(527)-N(7))-methyltransferase RsmG has translation MSVTWLAEQLESHGITLSDKQKQQFETYYDMLVEWNEKINLTSITEEHEVYLKHFYDSITPSFYHDFNDTLNVCDVGAGAGFPSIPLKIVFPNLRVTIVDSLNKRIQFLNQLAMALDLEGVHFVHDRAETFGKNEAYRESFDVVTARAVARMSVLSELCIPLVKTRGVFIALKSSKGQEELDEARFGIGIFGGRIEDVFTFKLPEDAGERQIIKIQKRSQTPKKYPRKPGTPNKSPLID, from the coding sequence ACATGGTATTACTTTGTCAGATAAGCAAAAACAACAGTTTGAAACTTATTATGATATGCTTGTAGAGTGGAATGAAAAAATTAATCTAACAAGCATTACTGAAGAACATGAAGTGTATTTGAAACATTTCTATGATTCCATTACACCGAGCTTCTATCATGATTTTAACGACACGCTGAACGTCTGTGATGTGGGAGCTGGTGCTGGATTTCCAAGTATTCCACTTAAAATTGTCTTTCCAAATCTTCGTGTGACGATCGTTGACTCATTAAACAAACGGATTCAATTTTTGAATCAATTGGCGATGGCGCTAGACTTAGAGGGCGTTCATTTTGTGCATGATCGCGCAGAAACATTTGGTAAAAATGAAGCCTACCGGGAGTCTTTCGATGTTGTAACCGCAAGGGCTGTTGCACGTATGTCTGTACTCAGTGAACTTTGCATTCCACTTGTGAAAACGCGCGGTGTGTTTATCGCTTTGAAATCGTCGAAAGGCCAAGAAGAGTTAGATGAAGCACGTTTTGGCATCGGTATTTTTGGTGGACGCATTGAGGATGTTTTCACATTTAAGCTTCCTGAAGATGCAGGTGAAAGACAAATTATTAAAATCCAAAAACGAAGTCAAACACCGAAAAAATATCCAAGAAAACCAGGCACACCGAACAAATCACCACTTATTGATTAG